A segment of the Methanomassiliicoccaceae archaeon DOK genome:
TAGCAGATACATGTAAACGGTTCTTATCATGCCGAGCGAGGAGCCCACGCTACTGGAACTCGAAGCCCGTTGCAAACGCGGGGATGCTGAAGCTCAGTACATTCTGGGAAAGAAGTACTACGAGGGGGACGGCGTCCCGCAGGATTACGACCGCGCCGCCGACCTTCTGCGCACATCCGCGGAGGCAGGCGATGCGGCAGCACAGTACACTTACGGGTACATGTGCTGCTATGGCATCGGCGTGCCCGTGGACAAGATCGCTACCATAAGGTGGTACAGGAAGTCCGCCAACCAGGGCTATGTTGAGGCCCAGTACGGTCTCGGGTACATGTGCGACATGGGTGAGGGCGTCAAGGTGAACAAGATGGAGGCCGCGAAATGGCATCTCCTCGCGGCCGACAAGGGTCATGCCGGTGCCCAGTGCAACCTTGGCAACCTGTACTTCAACGGATACGGTGTCAGACGTGACAAGCAGGAGGCGTTCCGTCTCTACCGTGCATCGGCCAACCAGGGCAACGTGGACGCCCTCTTCAACCTTGGAAGGATCTACGAGACGGGCGACGGAGTGGAGCAGGACGACGAGGTCGCTCTCCGTTTCTACCAGGAGGCCGCCGTCCGCGGTGACGCGCACTCGATGTTCAACCTGGGCGTCCGCTACATGACGGGAAACGGGGTGCGCGTCGACGTCCCACTGGCGGAGAAGATGCTGGCAGCATCGGCGCGTAAGGGCAACGACGAGGCCCTCTACCTTCTGGGCACTATGTACTACAGCGGAACCGGGGTGGAGCGCAGTCTCGAGACGGCCGCGAAACTTTTCGAGAAGGCGTCGTTCCAATGGAACGACCAGGCGATCTACAGCCTAGGCCTGCTCTACATCAAGGGCGAGGGCATAGCTAAGGACGAGCGCCGCGGAATCGGGTTGATAAAGCTGGCCGCCGAGTTGGGGAACGAAGAGGCGATCTCCTTCCTCGCGGCCAGATGAATGGTTTCACCACTTGTGGTCGTGGGGGATGAACTCCAGCTTGGCCCCGCAGAACGGGCAGCTGTGGAGGACGGCATCCATGCCATCCTTGTCTTCTCCGAGGAGGGCGGGTCCCTGCATAGTCTCGGTGAAGATGATGTTCTGGGCGAGGAGCTCGTCCAGCATCCTCTTGCAGCAGGCGGCCTCGACGTCGACGTCGGAGACCTGGAGCTTCAGTATGGGCCTGGCGCGGAGGTTCCTGTTCCTCTCCTCCGTGAGGATCCTGTCGATCCTGTCGGCATCGAACTCAGCTCCGGGATAACCCATGGATGCAGCGTAGGCGAGCATCCTGACGGCTTTCTGGAGGTCCATCGGCACGCCGATCCCCTTCTCGTACATCAGACCGAGATGGTACAGTGCTCCGGGGTCGAGGTTGTCCGCAGCGTCGCTGAGCATCTGTACCGCACGGGGTATGTCGGGCTCGGTCCCCTCGCCTGAGGCCAGCATGACCCCGAGCTCCCTCTTGGCGGGCACGACGTTCTGGGCCGCCGCCCTGGACATCCACTCGAACGCCTTCCGGGCGTCCTTGGGCTCCTCGTTTCCATAAAGGTATATGAGTCCGAGCTGGTACTGTGCTTCCGCGTCGCCTTCCTCGGCGGCCTTCCTGAGAGCTTCCGAACTGGCCATGTTATCCAGGGTGGGAATCCCGTACCGTTTTAAGCCTGTTCGCCTCGGCCGAGCACGGATCCCAGCATGGACAGCATCTCGGAAGCCTCCTCGACACCGTTGTCGCGCGCCATGTTCAGCCACTTGCGGGCCTCCTCGTCGCTCCTTTCGGTGCCGATCCCCCTCATGTAGCAGTATCCGACCATCTGCATCGCTGTGGGGACTCCTTCGGAGGCAGCCTTCAGGAACCATTCGAACGACTCCGTCGCACGGGGCGGGTCGGACTCGGAGAGGAGGTAGCCGAGACGCTCCATGGCGAACGCGTCCCCCTGGTCAGCGCCCATCCTGTACCATTCCTCGGCTTGGCGGAGGTCCACGGGGGTTCCGTTTCCGAACTCGCAGCAGATGCCCGCCTGGAACATCGCGTTCACATTCCCGGCCTTGGCCGCCGTGCGGTACATCCCATAGGCCTTGCGTTCGTCCTTCTCGACGCCGAGGCCCTCCTGGTAGAGGTAGGCGAGTGACGTCCTGGCCTCCTGGTTGCCCTGGTTCGCGGCCAGTCTGAAATAGCGTGCGGCCTCTGAGTAGTCCTGTTCGACGGATACCCCGTCCATGTACGCCAGCCCAGCGTAGAGCTGGGCATCCGGGACACCGTCCTTGGCGGCCGTGATCGACAGCTGGGCGGCCCTCTCGCTGTCGATCCCGCAGTAGTCCCCCTGCATGAAGAGTCTGACCATCAGGGCCATCGCCTCCGTCTGCCCGGCTGCGACCGACTTCTCGAGGAGGTCGTAGCCCACATCCTCGTTCTGTTCGACATCCCAGCCGAAAAGATAGGCCATCGCCAGCGCGTACAGGCCGTCGGGGTCGTCCCTCTTCGCCAGATCCATGACCTCTTCGATGCTGAGCTCGACCTGACCGTCCGGTCCGTGGAAGACGAATCCGCGTTCTTCTGCCATGCCCGATGGTAGGGTGCTGACCGTGATAACACATACGGTCCGTTCACAGGCGCGTTATCTCATGACCGACGGATGTGAGCGCGGCCACGACCTCGTCCAGTGCCGAGGCGCGGACAAGGATGTAGTCTGTGTCGTAGGTTGAAATGACGAAAACAGGGATCCCGCGTTCGGACAGAACGCCCGCAATCCGTGATATAATGCCCACCAGCGAGAAGTCCAGGGTCCCTGACACCCTGAGGGCTCTCCATCCGTCCTCACGATCCATGACATCGGAGGGGACTTCGGAGGTGGGGCAGACCAGGGACCTCTCGCGGTCGGTCCTGCCTGTGAACGTGAACGGTCTCTCTAAATCCACACCGGAGTAGTCGCGGACCCTGCAGACGGAGAACCCCATCGGGAGGCACTCGATCATCATGGCGACACCTCATGCCGTTCCGAGCCTTCTGAGCACGGACTCGGCCTCCCTCCACTGGGGGAACAGTCTCTCCCATGACCTGAACTGAGCGTCGTGGACGCGTCTGCTTGGGCGGTACCCCTGTCTGAGATGGAGGCATTCGTGGTAGACCACGTAGTCACGGACGAAATCGGGGACGTCGTCCGAGTCCAGTCTCGACGAAATGCCGACGACCCTGAACATGGTGCTGCAGAACCCGACCCTCCGGACGTTGTCCCTGCGGGTCCAGGACATGTATGAGTTGCTAATGTCCGATTCCGTCAGAAGACCGGAGTCCAGCAGCCTCTGGACGGAGTCGTGCAGATACGCCACCTCTCCGCAAGCCGAGCGCAGGAGGTTGCGGCTCCTGCGTATGTACGTGGGTCTGTTGTCGACGATGTACCTGTCCGAGCGGATGTGGTCCAGGTATGAAGGGGGCTCCGGGCATCTCTGCCCCTTGGCTCTACGGCACACCATGTCGCAGAAGTCGCTGAGGACGTCGTCCGGAGCATCCGACAGGTAGTCAGCGATGTGGATCTCGATGCCGGCGCCGTACACCTTCCAGCTGTATCCGAACTCCTTGCGGACGACGAAGTCGCCCCTGGCCTCCCTGAAGTAGGGGCGGCAGGCCGATATCGCGCATTCCGGAAGCTCATGCATCCCTGCGCCTCCCGACGACCATGTCCTTCTGCTTCTGCCTCCTCTGTATCGACCTCTCAACGCGGACTTCCCTGCCCTTCGAGTCCATCGAAGTGAAGTACATCGCGGTGGAGTAAGAGGACGGGGTCGGGGTGAACACCTGCACCTGTTCGGGGTGTATGTGCAGCCTGGTGCGGCAGTATTCGGAAAGCTCCCTCATGTCGTCGTCCGTGCAGCCGGGGTGGGCCGCCATGAAGTAGTACGTCAGGTACTCGTCCTTTCCGCATTTGGCCACGGATTCGGAGAACATCGAGCGGAACCTCTCGAGGACCTCGCGCTCCGGCTTCCCCATTAGTTTCAGCACCCTGGGCGAGACGTGCTCGGGAGCAACCTTCATCTGGCCGGAGACGTGATGGGCGACGATATCGTCGAGGTAGGTCTGTCCGTGCTCTCTGTCGGCGACGATCATGTCGTAGCGGATGCCGGAGTTGACGAAAACCCTCCTGACTCCCGGGATCCCGGCGATCTCGCTCAGGAGGGAGGTCTGCTGGGCGTGGTCCAGCGGCAGGCTGGGGCACGGCCTGGAGCCCAGGCATCTCCTGTCCGGACACCTCCCCCTTTCCGCCTTGCGCCCGCACTCGATGCCGTACATGTTGGCCGTGGGCCCTCCGACATCCTGTATGACCCCGTTGAATCCGGGTCTCGAGGCGATCCTGCGAGCTTCCCTGACTATGGATTCCCTGGACCTTGAGACGACGGTGGTGCCCTGGTGCAGGGCGATGGAACAGAACGAGCAGTCGCCGTAGCATCCGCGGTGTGTCGTGATGGAGTTGCGGACAGTGTCCATGGCCCTGACCTTGCCGCCCGTGAGATAGTACGGGTGAACCGCATCCTCGAAATCGGACTCGTACAGGGAATCGAGCTCTTCGGTCGCAAGGGGCCTCTGCGGGGGGTTCTGCACGAGGTACCGGTCACCGTGCCGCTGCACCAGCCCTCTGGCTGTCGCCGGGTCGCTGTTCTCCCTGAATCCGACGAAAGCGTCCATGAACGCCCGGCGGTCGTCCCTGCATTCATCGTACGATGGGAGCTCCAGGAACCCGTCGGGGATCCTCGGGGACGCGTAGCAGATCCCCCTGACATCCTTCCAGTCCACACCGTCGCGGATCCTCTCGGCCAGCTCGACCGTGGCCAGTTCGGCCATCCCGTAGACGATGCCGTCCGCCTTGGCGTCGAAGAGCACGGATCTCCTGACGCTGTCAGACCAGAAATCGTAGTGGGCGATGCGTCTGAGGCTGGCCTCAAGTCCGGCCAGGAAGACCGGCCTGCCCTTGGCGTGCCTCTTGATCAGGTTGGTGTAGGCGATGGTGGCCCTGTCCGGCCTTCTGTCGTTGACCCCGCCTGGCGTGAAGTCGTCCTCCTTGCGGAACTTCCTGGTCGGAGTGTAGTTAGCGACCATGGAGTCCACACAGCCGGCGGACACGGACCAGAACAGCTCAGGCAGGCCGAGCCTCGAGATGTCGTCCCCGGAGGAGATGTCGGGCTGGGCGATGATGCCCACCCTGAAACCGTGGTCCACGAGCCAGTGCCCGATGGCCGCTGTGCCGTTGTAGGCGTTGTCCGTGTAGGTGTCGCCCGAAACGAGCACGATGTCCAGGGAATCCCATCCGCGACCGCGGACCTCCTCGGGGGTGGTGGGTATGAACATGTCGCCGAGTCGTCAGACCTTCATCTCCATGATGAAGTCGTTCATGACGAAGCCGTCCCCGATGGGGTTGTCCTGGGAGTCGATGATCTCGAAACCCTCGTGCTCGTAGACCTTGACCGAGTTCTCGTTGCCCCTGTTGACCGTCAGATAGACGGCACGGAGCCCCAGGGCCCTGGCGACCTCTCTGAGATGGTCGAAGACGGCCGAGGTCCTGCCCTGATGCCTGTACTCCCTCAGGATGTAGATCTTGGAGAGGAACAGCCTGTCGCCCCTCGGGGCGTATCCGGCGTAGCCGACAACCTTGGAGCCCTCCTTTATCATGAGGTAGGTGTAGCCCTCCTCGTCGATCTGCCTTCTCATCGCCTCGTAGCTCTGGAACCTGTCGAGCATGTACTCGATCTGGTCGTCTGGGACGATGCCCTTGAAGGCCTCCCTCCAGACCTCGGATGCGACCTGGGCGAGAGTGCGGATGTCCGAGTCGGTAGTGGCGGGGACAATGGACGGTCCCCTCCTTCCGGCGTCGACCTCTGCTATGTAGTCCTTGAGGCCCGCCTCGAAGTTGACGCCGTACCTTATGTCGACCTTGGCGTCGTACGTCCTGACTATGCTCCCCACGGTGAAGTTGACCGCGGCGGTGACGGCATCCCTGAGCGTGAGGCCGGATTCGAACGCCCCCACGAAGGCGGAGCTGAACACGTCGCCGGTTCCGTGGTAGTATCCGGGGATCTCGTTGCGCATGACCTCGCCCGTGTCTCCGGTGGTGTAGTCCATGTAGACCGCTCCTATCTTCCCGGGCTCGTAGCTGATTCCTGTCAGGACGATCTGCTTGACGCCGAAGACCCTGGCCTGCTCCAGGACCGAGGCAATGTACTCCCTCGTGTACGGTCCGTCCCTGTACTCGATGCCGAGCATGAAACTGAGCTCGGTGATGTTCGGCATGATGACATCTGCCATCTCGCAGAGCTGGCGCATCCCGGCGGGGAAGTCCGGGCCGAAGACGGAGTAGAGCTTCCCCTTGTCGGCCATGACCGGGTCCACGTAGATCCTGGTCCCCTCATGGGAGAGGTCCCTGAATAGCCTCTTGACGATGTCGATCTGCTCGAAGGACCCGAGGAAGCCGGTGTAGAAGGCGTCGAACTTTATGCCCAGGGACTGCCAGTGCTGGTCGATGGGGACCATATCCTCGGTGAGGTCGCGGTACGTGAAGCCGGTGAATCCGCCCGTGTGCGTGGAGAGCACGGCCGTGGGGAGTCCGGAGCATTCGATGCCCACGGACGAGATGATCGGAAGCGCGACGGTCAGGGAGCACCTGCCGACGCAGGAAATGTCATGGATCGCGAGAATCCTTTCCTGGTGCATGGGCCCGCCATGACGCTCTCCATTCATATATCCGCGCCTCTGGTCAGAGATATTAGGCTGTAGCATAATCGCGCGGTTTTCTCGGAGCGGTTTTAGGAACACTATTTTAGGGAGAAAGTGTGCGGAAAGCATGAATTCACGTTCCTTGGCAATCATCGTACTGGCCTTGGTCGCCGCAGTGGCACTCGTCCCCCTGGCGGACGGTGCCGATGCGGCCACATCCCAGGACATCGAGCTGACCCTGCCCGGCGACAACACCGGCACCACGGTGCACGTGGAGGTCGGCAGCGGCGGCAGCGAGACGTTCAGAATATACGTCTATAACAAATCCGACGACTATCTGATGCTGACGGCGTCCGGCTCGTCCGGCTCCGGCAGCGTCGACGTCTCCGCGGTCACGGGCTCGGACCTGCTCATGCCCGCGGGTTCGTCCGACAGGGGCCACATCGCCACGGTCGATGTCACCGTCTCCATCGACAGGTACGACATGAACCAGACCGAGGACGGCACCGTCACCCTCATGTTCGTGGACCTGGCAGACAGCACGGTGAGGTTCGAGATCCCCGTGACCATAGACATCGCAGTCTCCTCGTCGTTCTACTCCGCTGACGGGAACAACAAGTTCCTCGGACTTTTCCCCAACACGCTCGACGGCGTCCTCGGATCGGAGTGGTTCACTGCCGTGGTGACTCTGATCGCGTGGATGGTCATCGCCTACATCGTATGCCTGATTTTCATCCCCCTGTTCGCCAGGATATTCGTACACAAGGGCGAGAAGGACCAGAGGCGCAAGGTCAAGAGGAACCTGACCAGCCTCATCGTCCTGCTGATCGCCATCCTCTCCATCAACCAGTGCCTGACTATACTCGGTGTCAGCCCGGAGATCAGGGACTCGTTCGGGATGCTCTCCAGCATCCTGTACATCATCATAGGCGCAATGATCGCGTGGATCGTCTACGTCTTCATCGTGACCAACGTCATCAAGGGCGTGGAGAAGGGCACCGAGTCGGGCATCGACTCATCGCTGATCCCGCTGTTCAAGATGATCGGGAAGATCGTCATCGCCGTCATCGCGGTCGGATCCATCCTCGCGATATTCGGAGTGGACCTCAGCGGCATCCTTGTCAGCGCGGGTGTCGTCACTCTGGGCATAACCCTGGGCGCACAGAACATCCTCAACCAGTTCTTCTCCGGAATCGTGCTGCTCTCCACCCGTCCGTTCAAGAAGGGAGACTTCGTTCAGATCAACGGGACAGTTTACATCGTGAGGAAGGTCAAGCTCATGTTCACCGAGTTCGACAACTGGGACAAGGACCAGGTCGTGACCATCCCCAACAACGTCGTCTCCGGAGGGACCATCGTCAACATGACCGGCGAGGACAGCGAGGCCAGGACGTACGTCTACGTCACCGTGGCTTACGACGCCGACCTGAAGAAGGCCCAGGAGCTCATGGTTCAGGCGGCCATGGAGCACCCCCATGTCATCAAGGACGGTTCCCGCTCCGCCCCGTCCACCAGGCTCACCAACTTCCTCGACTCGTCCATCGAGCTGAGACTCGCGGCCTACGTCGACGACTTCGACAGCAGCGGTTCCTATGCCGGGGAGCTGAGGACCAGGATCTTCGAGCTCTTCGAGCAGAACGGCATCGAGATACCGTTCAACAAGCTCGACATCGTCTTCCAGACGCCCTGCGACGGCAAGAGGAAGGAGGACGACACGACGCCCGAAGGACAGTGAGTCCTGGGAATCGACAGACCGTTCCGGCGTCCGGCACCCTGTGTACCGGGCGCCCAAACCCTTTGAAAAGCATTTCATTATCCAACAATCAGCATGTTAAAGACCAATAATGAGTAAACGTCTTTAATTCGAAAACCGATTATCTTCTCATGTCCAGGAAGGCTTACACCCGCGAGGAGCGCGAGTCCATACGCGACAGCATGATCCGTCGCTCGGTCAGGGTGTTCGCCGAGAAGGGCCTCAGGAATGCCAGTCTGGAGGACGTCTACGTCCCGGAGGGCATCTCCAAGACGTTCTTCTACACGTTCTTCCCCTCGAAGTCTTCCCTCATCGCCGAGGTGTTCAGCAGTCAGTCCTCGGAGATGCTGGATGTCCTGCGCAAAAACGTGTGGGACTACGGGGCAGTCAACGGGATGAGGGAGACGCTCTCGGATGTCCTGGACGGGAGGTGGTTCATCGCCTCCTTCGACGACCAGACGTATCTGCGGGACATCATGAGCGAGGAGGAGTTCAACGCGTTCAAGAACGATCGCATCGTCCTCTTCGCCGACATCCTGAATATCATCGGCGTGCCCGTCAGCAGACTCGACCCGCGCGTTTTCTACAACATGCTCATGTCCGTTGTCTGGACATGCTGCTCGCATCAGTCCTCCATGCCGTTCCTGTACGGGGAGGTCGCCCGCAGCTCGTCGGACATACAGATCGAACGTCTCGTCGAATACGTCTCCAGTCTGAGAGTAGACTCAGGTGTTTGCGACGGCCATTGATATCGGGGATAACATGATGGATGAATCTAAGATTAGGCAGGTCGAGATGGACCTGTTCCAGGACAGGACAGAGCAGGCGGTGCCCTCCGCGCTGGAGATGATCTCGGAGATGGACATGGATGACGACGACGAGGCCCTGGCGGCTTCAGGACTGTTGTCCAAGGTCCTGCGCACCGATGTCGCCTGCGACTTCGTAGAGAAACTGGCTGGAATCGGTTTCGACTTCGGGGTGAGGTTCCCGGACGGGGAGACGGTGACCACGATGTACGCCTCACGCGGGCTCAGCGACCCCGAGGTCTACAGGGCACTGGTATCTGCCGGTGCTGACCCAACATCATGCAATCGCAACGGATCCAATGCTCTCCACATCCTTGCTTCTTTCGAGAAGTCCAGCTTCGCGAAGTCACGCGAGACGGAGATGGCCGCCATCGCCGGAATCCCCGGGAACCCGTCTGATTGGATGGTCCCGAACGCGTACGGGGCGACGCCTCTGCATCTGGCGGTCCTGTTCGGCCACCACGAGCTGGTCACAGCGCTTCTGGACCTGGTCGAAGACGTCGATGCCATCGGCACCGAGGTGCGTTCCGGCTACGGACATGCCGTGGACTTCAACGGAAAGACGCCTCTCGGTGTCGCCAGCCTCATAGGTGATGACGAGTCCGCATCGCTGTTGCTCGATCACGGGGCAGATCCCGGAATCACCGACAACTCCGGACGCGTGGCCTCTCATTTCGCGGTGTCCCCACCTCCGGTGAGCATATGCAGGGGATGGGATTCGATCCCGGGCATGGAGGCCATCGTGGGCAGGAAGAGGGCCATACTGTCGAGGATCGGGATGCTGGATGCCACAGATGACGGCGGCAGAACGCCGCTCCTGCTCTCCCTGACCCTGTACAGATATCAGAACGGCGGCCTGTCCGAAGCGCTGCTGGAGCTCGGCGCTGATCCCAACATCGCCGCCAACGACGGGACCACTCCCCTCATGGCTGCTGTGTCCAACGGGCACTCCTCAGCCGTGAAGGCCCTGGTGTCCGCCGGTGCGGACATGGACGCCACCGACGCCCACGGGAGGACCGCCCTCCACCATGCGATATCGTGGAGGGACGAGAAGTCGGCCAGGCTCCTGGTGAAGAAGGGTGCGAGGTTCGATATCCCCGACGACACGGGGAAGACGGCCGGAGAGATGGCGGCGTCCGCGGGCATGGAGTCCGTCATAGAGCTCATGGTGTGAGGTGTCCGACATGGGATTCATCGACAACGGCACGAAATCGTCCGCTCCCGTAGACGGCACCGCTGCGTACCAGATGGCGGCAACAGGGGATCTTGCAGGCGCCTGGATAATCCTCTCGCGGGCCGACTCGTCGTCATCGGTAGACATTGTCTACAACAAGGCCCTGTGTCTCCGGGCCGCCGGCCGCAGGGACGAGGCCCTCGGTCTCGCCCGTGTCGCTTTCCGCCGTCTCACCGAGGGCGTTCCCCAACGGACCTTCGATCCCGTCGGGACCGCCCTGATATCTTCCATGGCCGCCCCGGGGCCCATGAACCCCGGGCTTCCTGCGGCCGACATGACCTACGCCGGTCTGCAGGCCAGATGGCTCTACTGCCTCTGTCTGGCGGACTGCGGCGAGGATGAGGAGTGCGCCCGGGTGGCCGCGCCCCTCGTACAGCTTGGTATCGTACCCATAACGAACAGAGGTGAACGAGTTGTCACAGATGGATGAGATGTTTCTCAACGCATGCAAGAACGGACAGAAGGGGGTCGCGCAGACGCTCCTGGCGAAGGGGGAGATCAACGTCAACAAGAGGGACCCGATGGGGCTCACAGCCCTGCACTACGCTAGCCAGAAAGGTGCCCGCGACCTGGTATCGATGCTGCTCGAGAAGGGCGCCGACGCCTGCGCCTGCTCCAACGACAGTGTCACGCCGTTGCATATGAGCTCCAGGAGCGGGAACAAGGACGTCATACGCATGCTCATAGACGCAGGCGCCGACGTAAACGCCACAGACCGCGGCGGAAGGACCCCGCT
Coding sequences within it:
- a CDS encoding sel1 repeat family protein → MASSEALRKAAEEGDAEAQYQLGLIYLYGNEEPKDARKAFEWMSRAAAQNVVPAKRELGVMLASGEGTEPDIPRAVQMLSDAADNLDPGALYHLGLMYEKGIGVPMDLQKAVRMLAYAASMGYPGAEFDADRIDRILTEERNRNLRARPILKLQVSDVDVEAACCKRMLDELLAQNIIFTETMQGPALLGEDKDGMDAVLHSCPFCGAKLEFIPHDHKW
- a CDS encoding ACT domain-containing protein → MMIECLPMGFSVCRVRDYSGVDLERPFTFTGRTDRERSLVCPTSEVPSDVMDREDGWRALRVSGTLDFSLVGIISRIAGVLSERGIPVFVISTYDTDYILVRASALDEVVAALTSVGHEITRL
- a CDS encoding YgiQ family radical SAM protein; this encodes MFIPTTPEEVRGRGWDSLDIVLVSGDTYTDNAYNGTAAIGHWLVDHGFRVGIIAQPDISSGDDISRLGLPELFWSVSAGCVDSMVANYTPTRKFRKEDDFTPGGVNDRRPDRATIAYTNLIKRHAKGRPVFLAGLEASLRRIAHYDFWSDSVRRSVLFDAKADGIVYGMAELATVELAERIRDGVDWKDVRGICYASPRIPDGFLELPSYDECRDDRRAFMDAFVGFRENSDPATARGLVQRHGDRYLVQNPPQRPLATEELDSLYESDFEDAVHPYYLTGGKVRAMDTVRNSITTHRGCYGDCSFCSIALHQGTTVVSRSRESIVREARRIASRPGFNGVIQDVGGPTANMYGIECGRKAERGRCPDRRCLGSRPCPSLPLDHAQQTSLLSEIAGIPGVRRVFVNSGIRYDMIVADREHGQTYLDDIVAHHVSGQMKVAPEHVSPRVLKLMGKPEREVLERFRSMFSESVAKCGKDEYLTYYFMAAHPGCTDDDMRELSEYCRTRLHIHPEQVQVFTPTPSSYSTAMYFTSMDSKGREVRVERSIQRRQKQKDMVVGRRRDA
- a CDS encoding pyridoxamine kinase, which translates into the protein MHQERILAIHDISCVGRCSLTVALPIISSVGIECSGLPTAVLSTHTGGFTGFTYRDLTEDMVPIDQHWQSLGIKFDAFYTGFLGSFEQIDIVKRLFRDLSHEGTRIYVDPVMADKGKLYSVFGPDFPAGMRQLCEMADVIMPNITELSFMLGIEYRDGPYTREYIASVLEQARVFGVKQIVLTGISYEPGKIGAVYMDYTTGDTGEVMRNEIPGYYHGTGDVFSSAFVGAFESGLTLRDAVTAAVNFTVGSIVRTYDAKVDIRYGVNFEAGLKDYIAEVDAGRRGPSIVPATTDSDIRTLAQVASEVWREAFKGIVPDDQIEYMLDRFQSYEAMRRQIDEEGYTYLMIKEGSKVVGYAGYAPRGDRLFLSKIYILREYRHQGRTSAVFDHLREVARALGLRAVYLTVNRGNENSVKVYEHEGFEIIDSQDNPIGDGFVMNDFIMEMKV
- a CDS encoding mechanosensitive ion channel, which encodes MAIIVLALVAAVALVPLADGADAATSQDIELTLPGDNTGTTVHVEVGSGGSETFRIYVYNKSDDYLMLTASGSSGSGSVDVSAVTGSDLLMPAGSSDRGHIATVDVTVSIDRYDMNQTEDGTVTLMFVDLADSTVRFEIPVTIDIAVSSSFYSADGNNKFLGLFPNTLDGVLGSEWFTAVVTLIAWMVIAYIVCLIFIPLFARIFVHKGEKDQRRKVKRNLTSLIVLLIAILSINQCLTILGVSPEIRDSFGMLSSILYIIIGAMIAWIVYVFIVTNVIKGVEKGTESGIDSSLIPLFKMIGKIVIAVIAVGSILAIFGVDLSGILVSAGVVTLGITLGAQNILNQFFSGIVLLSTRPFKKGDFVQINGTVYIVRKVKLMFTEFDNWDKDQVVTIPNNVVSGGTIVNMTGEDSEARTYVYVTVAYDADLKKAQELMVQAAMEHPHVIKDGSRSAPSTRLTNFLDSSIELRLAAYVDDFDSSGSYAGELRTRIFELFEQNGIEIPFNKLDIVFQTPCDGKRKEDDTTPEGQ
- a CDS encoding TetR family transcriptional regulator codes for the protein MSRKAYTREERESIRDSMIRRSVRVFAEKGLRNASLEDVYVPEGISKTFFYTFFPSKSSLIAEVFSSQSSEMLDVLRKNVWDYGAVNGMRETLSDVLDGRWFIASFDDQTYLRDIMSEEEFNAFKNDRIVLFADILNIIGVPVSRLDPRVFYNMLMSVVWTCCSHQSSMPFLYGEVARSSSDIQIERLVEYVSSLRVDSGVCDGH